In Meleagris gallopavo isolate NT-WF06-2002-E0010 breed Aviagen turkey brand Nicholas breeding stock chromosome 5, Turkey_5.1, whole genome shotgun sequence, a single window of DNA contains:
- the CAPN3 gene encoding calpain-3 isoform X4: protein MHGTKHHLQKDFFLYNASKARSKTYINMREISERFRLPPSEYVIIPSTYEPHQEGEFILRVFSEKRSLSEEVENMIEADRPSKKKKGKPIIFVSDRANSNKELTTDEDAGKDGEKTHVDEKKRSSAKAREKSEEETQFRNIFRQIAGDDMEINAEELRNVLNNVVKKHKDLKTEGFELESCRSMIALMDTDGSGKINFDEFRHLWDKIKSWQKIFKHYDADHSGTINSYEMRNAVKDAGFRLNNQLYDIITMRYADKNMNIDFDSFICCFVRLDAMFRAFHAFDKDGDGIIKLNVLEWLQLTMYA, encoded by the exons ATGCACGGTACTAAGCACCACTTgcaaaaggattttttcctcTACAATGCTTCCAAAGCTAGAAGTAAGACCTATATAAACATGCGAGAAATCTCTGAGCGCTTCCGGCTGCCTCCCAGCGAGTATGTTATCATCCCATCCACATACGAACCCCACCAGGAGGGAGAATTCATCCTGAGGGttttctcagagaaaagaaGTCTTTCAGA GGAAGTTGAAAACATGATTGAGGCAGATCGCCCATCG aagaagaaaaaaggcaag CCTATCATCTTTGTTTCTGACAGAGCAAACAGCAACAAGGAGCTGACAACAGATGAAGATGCTGGCAAAGATGGTGAAAAAACCCACGTAGATGAGAAAAAG CGTTCTTCAGCAAAAGCTCGTGAGAAGAGTGAAGAGGAAACACAGTTCAGGAATATTTTCCGACAGATTGCAGGGGAT GACATGGAGATCAATGCTGAAGAACTCAGGAATGTTCTCAACAATGTTGTTAAAAAAC ataagGACCTAAAGACAGAAGGATTTGAACTAGAATCCTGCCGCAGCATGATTGCTTTGATGGAT ACAGATGGCTCAGGGAAAATCAACTTTGATGAGTTCCGACACCTCTGGGACAAGATCAAAAGCTGGCAG aaaatctTCAAGCATTACGATGCTGACCATTCAGGAACCATTAACAGCTATGAGATGCGCAATGCAGTCAAAGATGCAG GGTTTCGGCTGAACAACCAGCTCTATGACATCATCACGATGCGCTACGCTGACAAGAACATGAACATCGACTTTGACAGcttcatctgctgctttgtgagACTGGATGCTATGTTCA GGGCATTCCATGCCTTCGATAAAGATGGAGATGGAATCATAAAACTCAATGTCCTGGAG TGGCTGCAGCTCACCATGTACGCCTAA